Proteins encoded by one window of Sorex araneus isolate mSorAra2 chromosome 3, mSorAra2.pri, whole genome shotgun sequence:
- the LOC101539337 gene encoding LOW QUALITY PROTEIN: olfactory receptor 4K5 (The sequence of the model RefSeq protein was modified relative to this genomic sequence to represent the inferred CDS: inserted 1 base in 1 codon) has translation MDKVNSSGVSEFVLLGLSSSHQLQLFYFFFFSLLYVVIVLGNLLIIITVTSDVSLHSPMYFLLGNLSFVDICQASFATPKMIADFLSDHKTISFTGCIAQIFFIHLFTGGEMVLLVSMAYDRYVAICKPLHYVIIMNRRMCTVMVMISWAVGLVHTLSQLSFTVNLPFCGPNVVDSFFCDLPRVSKLACLDSYIIQILIVINSGILSLSTFXVLFTSYIVILVTVWFKSSAAMAKAFSTLSAHIAVVILFFGPCIFIYVWPFTTYPVDKVLAIFYTVFTPILNPMIYTLRNRDMKAAMKKILTRYLRTKKILEVPLVTRNSLH, from the exons ATGGATAAGGTTAATTCTTCAGGGGTATCTGAGTTTGTGTTGCTGGGACTCTCCAGTTCTCATCAGCTccagcttttctatttttttttcttctctctattgTATGTCGTCATTGTGCTGGGAAACCTTCTCATTATCATCACAGTAACTTCTGATGTCAGCCTGCACTCACCTATGTACTTCCTTCTGGGAAATCTTTCTTTTGTGGACATCTGTCAAGCTTCTTTTGCCACTCCTAAGATGATCGCAGATTTTCTGAGTGATCATAAAACTATCTCCTTCACTGGCTGCATAGCCCAGATTTTCTTCATTCACCTTTTTACCGGAGGGGAGATGGTACTTCTTGTctccatggcctatgacagataTGTAGCCATATGCAAACCCCTACACTATGTCATCATCATGAATCGAAGGATGTGCACTGTGATGGTGATGATCTCCTGGGCTGTGGGCTTGGTACACACGTTAAGTCAGTTATCATTTACTGTGAACCTGCCTTTTTGTGGACCTAATGTAGTAGATAGCTTTTTTTGCGACCTTCCTAGAGTGTCCAAACTTGCTTGCTTGGACTCTTACATAATTCAAATATTAATTGTTATCAATAGCGGTATTCTCTCCTTAAGCACAT CTGTCTTGTTTACCTCTTACATTGTTATTCTTGTCACTGTCTGGTTTAAGTCTTCTGCCGCAATGGCCAAAGCATTCTCTACACTGTCAGCCCACATTGCAGTAGTAATATTGTTCTTTGGACCCTGCATTTTTATCTATGTGTGGCCCTTTACCACTTACCCTGTGGATAAAGTTCTTGCCATCTTTTATACTGTATTTACCCCCATTCTGAATCCCATGATTTACACACTAAGAAATAGAGATATGAAGGCTgccatgaaaaaaattttgactCGCTACCTGAGGACTAAGAAAATTTTGGAAGTGCCACTAGTTACAAGAAATTCTCTTCATTAA